In one window of Terriglobia bacterium DNA:
- a CDS encoding VWA domain-containing protein has protein sequence MRRLIGILAAVLLSGMLTFAQSKAPPAPETKPEQLKIPSIVVNVEKVVVPVTVKDSKGHLINDLKKTDFEVLEDGVPQEISDFTTDPRALSAVILVDTAMTGRAERLLGETLRSLTESFSEFDALAVYTFEDRVDKLVGFGNNRDIAYTKLKRIVDVSGSNPSVPGGPIFSGGPPSINGRPMDVGPPPNYGSLKPALKRITDAIFAAAMALKDQPKDRRKIILVISDGNDTGKNESSYQDTLHLLLDREIAVYGISNDEFPLLRHAEVTNVLPRFTADTGGSMFYSFKRETLENIYPALTEEVRNQYELTYSPKRHTDDSVFKSIEVKVDRPGVRVIARQGYYAVSVVPLTPEAK, from the coding sequence ATGAGAAGACTAATCGGAATCCTGGCCGCCGTCCTGTTGAGTGGGATGCTGACATTTGCCCAGAGCAAGGCGCCTCCGGCCCCTGAAACGAAACCGGAGCAATTGAAGATTCCCTCGATCGTGGTCAACGTGGAGAAAGTGGTCGTCCCAGTCACGGTCAAGGACAGCAAGGGTCATTTGATCAACGACCTGAAAAAAACAGATTTTGAGGTCCTGGAGGACGGCGTGCCGCAGGAGATCTCGGATTTCACCACCGATCCCCGGGCCCTCAGCGCGGTCATCCTGGTGGACACCGCCATGACCGGACGCGCCGAACGACTCCTCGGGGAGACCCTGCGTTCGCTCACCGAATCGTTTAGCGAGTTTGATGCTCTCGCCGTGTACACCTTCGAAGACCGGGTGGACAAGCTGGTGGGATTCGGAAACAACCGAGACATCGCGTACACCAAATTGAAGAGGATCGTGGACGTGAGCGGCTCCAACCCCTCGGTTCCAGGCGGTCCCATTTTCAGCGGCGGGCCGCCCTCCATTAATGGACGCCCTATGGATGTGGGTCCCCCGCCCAACTATGGCTCCCTGAAACCCGCCCTGAAACGAATCACGGACGCCATCTTCGCTGCGGCGATGGCGCTGAAGGATCAGCCCAAAGACCGGAGAAAAATCATTCTCGTGATTTCAGACGGCAACGACACGGGAAAGAATGAGTCAAGTTATCAGGATACACTTCATCTCCTGCTGGATCGCGAGATCGCCGTCTACGGGATCAGCAACGACGAGTTTCCCCTTCTGCGTCATGCCGAAGTGACCAATGTGTTGCCGAGGTTTACCGCCGATACCGGGGGAAGCATGTTCTATTCTTTCAAACGCGAGACCCTCGAAAACATTTATCCCGCCCTTACTGAGGAGGTCCGCAACCAGTACGAGCTGACTTACTCACCCAAGCGGCACACCGATGATTCCGTCTTTAAATCAATTGAGGTCAAAGTGGATCGCCCCGGCGTCCGCGTCATCGCGAGGCAGGGTTACTACGCGGTGTCCGTCGTGCCCCTGACCCCGGAGGCCAAATAA